TCTGCGAACTCAAGCTCGACGGCCTCTCGATGGCGCTGCGCTACCAGCCCGACCCGCAGGAGAAGGCCAAGTCCAGGCTCGCCCTGGCCCTGACCCGCGGCGACGGCGAGGTGGGCGAGGAAGTCACCGCCAACGTGCGCACCATCCGCTCCGTCCCGCTCTCCATCCCGGCGGCCGCGCTCAAGAAGGCCGGGCTGCCGGCGGAGTTCGAGGTGCGCGGCGAAGTGATCATGCCCACCAAGTCCTTCGAGCGGCTGAACCAGGAGCGCGAGGCCCAAGAACTCTCCCAGTTCGCCAACCCGCGCAACGCCGCCGCCGGCGGCGTGCGCGTGCTCGACCCCGCCATCACCGCGCAGCGCCGCCTCGACTTCTACTCCTACTTCCTGGCCGTCGGCGGCCGCGTCGCCTTCAAAGAGCACTCGCGCTCGCTGGAGGCGCTCTCGGAAGCCGGTTTCAAGGTCAACCGCACCTGGCGCCTGTGCAAGGACCTGGACGAGATCCAGGACTTCATCGCCCACTGGGAGAAGAAGCGCGACTCGCTGCCCTTCGAGATCGACGGCGTGGTCATCAAGGTGAACGACACTCGTCTGTGGGAGGAGTTGGGCTTCACCGGGCGCGCCCCGCGCTGGGCCCTGGCCTACAAGTGGGCGGCGCGCGGCGGCGTCACCCAGGTGGAGGACATCTTCGTGCAGGTGGGCCGCACCGGCAAGCTCACGCCGGTGGCCGCGCTCACTCCCGTCTCCATCGGCGGCACCACCGTCAGCCGCGCCACCCTGCACAATCAGGACGAGATCGAGCGCCTGGGGCTGCTGATCGGCGACTGGGTGCAGGTGGAGCGCGGCGGCGACGTCATCCCCAAAGTCGTCGCGATGGTCGAGGACAAGCAGCATCCCCGCGGCCGCAGGAAGTTCCGCATGCCGGAGAAGTGCCCGGAGTGCGGCGGCAAGGTGGTGCGCGACGAGGGCGAGGCCGACCACCGCTGCGTCAACGCCAACTGTCCCGCCAAGCTGCGGGAAAGCATCCGCCACTTCGCCGCCCGCTCGGTGATGAACATCGAGGGCATGGGTGACGTGCTGGTCAACCAGCTCTGCGACCGCGGCCTGGTCCGCAACGTCGCCGATATCTACAAGCTCACTAAGCAGAACCTGCTCGAGCTCGAACGCATGGGCGACAAGTCGGCGCAGAACGTCCTGGACGAGATCGAGGCCTCCAAGAAGCGGCCGCTCGACCGCGTGCTCTACGGCCTGGGCATCCGCTTCGTGGGTGAGCGCACCGCCGAACTGCTGGCCGAGCACTTTGGCTCCGTCGACGCGCTCGTCGAGGCCGCTACTCTCAAAGACGAAGAGAAGAGCGTCGAGGAACTGCAGCAGGTCGAAGAGGTCGGCCCCAACATCGCCGCCAGCATCCGCAGCTTCTTCCTGGAGCCCCGCAACCGCGAACTGGTGGAACGCCTGCGCAAGGCCGGGCTGCAGTTCAAGGGCAAGAAGCGCGAGCGCGGCACCCGGCTTGCCGGCAAGACCTTCGTCCTCACCGGCACCCTCGCCCGCCACAGCCGCGACCAGG
This portion of the Terriglobales bacterium genome encodes:
- the ligA gene encoding NAD-dependent DNA ligase LigA, yielding MATDAKGKEVERRIAALREQIRRHEHLYFVLDQPEISDADFDRLVQELKRLEAEHPELVTPDSPTQRVGGQPREGFVKLQHSTPMLSLDNAYTEEELRDWERRVRELSGRKEVACVCELKLDGLSMALRYQPDPQEKAKSRLALALTRGDGEVGEEVTANVRTIRSVPLSIPAAALKKAGLPAEFEVRGEVIMPTKSFERLNQEREAQELSQFANPRNAAAGGVRVLDPAITAQRRLDFYSYFLAVGGRVAFKEHSRSLEALSEAGFKVNRTWRLCKDLDEIQDFIAHWEKKRDSLPFEIDGVVIKVNDTRLWEELGFTGRAPRWALAYKWAARGGVTQVEDIFVQVGRTGKLTPVAALTPVSIGGTTVSRATLHNQDEIERLGLLIGDWVQVERGGDVIPKVVAMVEDKQHPRGRRKFRMPEKCPECGGKVVRDEGEADHRCVNANCPAKLRESIRHFAARSVMNIEGMGDVLVNQLCDRGLVRNVADIYKLTKQNLLELERMGDKSAQNVLDEIEASKKRPLDRVLYGLGIRFVGERTAELLAEHFGSVDALVEAATLKDEEKSVEELQQVEEVGPNIAASIRSFFLEPRNRELVERLRKAGLQFKGKKRERGTRLAGKTFVLTGTLARHSRDQAKRMIEDAGGKVSGSVSKKTDYVVAGADPGSKLDKARELGVK